A section of the Malania oleifera isolate guangnan ecotype guangnan chromosome 2, ASM2987363v1, whole genome shotgun sequence genome encodes:
- the LOC131148100 gene encoding uncharacterized protein LOC131148100 translates to MPRDAEDASDVVTDLSMATPIGTIVTCRRELKNFLINIQGKTLPANLVILDIDKFEVIMGMDWLASGYTIIDCYKKEVVFKPPVEQEYRFVGSHVKEALEGEVKLENISIVKEFLDIFPENLSRLPPKCEVEFAINLSLGTVSISKASYRMIPVELKELKE, encoded by the exons ATGCCGAGAGATGCGGAGGATGCTAGTGATGTGGTCACAG ATTTATCAATGGCTACTCCAATAGGGACCATAGTAACGTGTAGGAGGGAACtaaaaaattttctaatcaaTATTCAGGGGAAGACGCTGCCTGCTAATCTGGTGATTCTCGACATTGACAAATTTGAGGTGATtatgggaatggactggctagcttctgGTTATACCATTATTGACTGCTACAAGAAAGAGGTGGTGTTCAAACCTCCGGTGGAGCaggaatatagatttgtggggtcgcat GTAAAGGAAGCACTGGAGGGGGAAGTTAAGCTTGAGAATATTTCGATAGTAAAGGAATTTCTTGACATATTTCCGGAGAATTTGTCGAGGTTACCTCCTAagtgtgaggtggagtttgctatcaACCTATCTTTGGGAACGGTGTCAATTTCTAAGGCTTCATACAGAATGATTCCagtagagttgaaagaattaaaggagtaa
- the LOC131148600 gene encoding homeobox-leucine zipper protein REVOLUTA: MAMAVAQHRESSSSSGSMSKHLDAGKYVRYTAEQVEALERVYSECPKPSSLRRQQLIRECPILSNIEPKQIKVWFQNRRCREKQRKEASRLQTVNRKLTAMNKLLMEENDRLQKQVSQLVCENGYMRQQLQTASAATTDASCESAVTTPQHSLRDASNPAGLISIAEETLAEFLSKATGTAVDWVQMPGMKPGPDSVGIFAISHSCSGVAARACGLVSLEPTKIAEILKDRPSWFRDCRNLEVFTMFPAGNGGTIELIYTQMYAPTTLAPARDFWTLRYTTSLDNGSLVVCERSLSGSGAGPNAAAATQFVRAEMLPSGYLIRPCEGGGSIIHIVDHLNLEAWSVPEVLRPLYESSKVVAQKMTIAALRYIRQIAQEASGEVVYGLGRQPAVLRTFSQRLSRGFNDAINGFNDDGWSLMNCGDGAEDVIIAVNSTKNLNPPNSLSLLGGILCAKASMLIQNVPPAVLVRFLREHRSEWADFNVDAYSAASLKASSYAYPGMRPTRFTGGQIIMPLGHTIEHEEMLEVIRLEGHSLPQEDAFMSRDIHLLQICSGTDENAVGACSELVFAPIDEMFPDDAPLLPSGFRIIPLDSKTGDTKDALTAHKTLDLTSSLEVGPPPNHASGDASSSYNMRSVLTIAFQFPFENNLQDNVATMARQYVRSVISSVQRVAMAISPSGLSPTVGPKLVPGSPEALTLAHWICQSYSYHLGSDLLRSDAGGSDSLLKHLWHHQDAILCCSLKSLPVFIFANQAGLDMLETTLVALQDITLDKIFDEPGRKALCADFAKIMQQGFTTLPAGICMSTMGRHVSFEQAIAWKVLAAEENTVHCLAFSFMNWSFV; the protein is encoded by the exons ATGGCGATGGCGGTGGCGCAGCACAGAGAGAGCAGCAGCAGTAGCGGGAGCATGAGCAAACATCTTGACGCCGGAAAATATGTTAGGTACACTGCCGAGCAGGTCGAAGCGCTCGAGCGGGTCTATTCTGAATGTCCAAAGCCGAGTTCTTTGCGCCGGCAACAGCTGATCCGCGAGTGCCCCATTCTTTCAAACATCGAACCCAAGCAGATCAAAGTCTGGTTTCAGAATCGCAG GTGTCGAGAGAAGCAGAGGAAAGAGGCTTCCCGGCTTCAGACTGTGAATAGGAAATTAACTGCAATGAACAAACTTTTGATGGAGGAGAATGATAGACTTCAGAAGCAGGTGTCGCAGCTGGTTTGTGAGAATGGTTATATGCGACAACAACTGCAAACT GCATCTGCGGCAACCACTGATGCAAGCTGCGAGTCTGCAGTTACCACTCCGCAGCATTCTCTTAGAGATGCTAGTAACCCTGCTGG ACTCATTTCAATTGCTGAGGAGACCTTGGCAGAGTTCCTTTCAAAGGCTACAGGAACTGCTGTCGATTGGGTCCAGATGCCTGGGATGAAG CCTGGTCCGGATTCGGTTGGGATCTTTGCCATTTCACATAGTTGTAGTGGAGTGGCAGCTCGAGCCTGCGGTTTAGTAAGTCTAGAGCCAACAAAG ATTGCTGAGATCCTTAAAGATCGTCCTTCTTGGTTCCGAGACTGTCGGAACCTTGAAGTTTTCACCATGTTTCCTGCTGGGAATGGAGGAACAATAGAACTTATATACACCCAG ATGTATGCTCCAACTACTCTTGCCCCCGCACGGGATTTCTGGACTCTGAGATACACTACAAGTTTAGACAATGGTAGTCTTGTG GTCTGTGAGAGATCTTTGTCCGGTTCTGGTGCTGGTCCGAATGCAGCTGCAGCCACTCAATTTGTGAGGGCTGAAATGCTTCCAAGCGGTTATCTAATTCGACCATGTGAGGGTGGAGGGTCAATCATCCATATTGTGGATCACTTGAATCTTGAG GCATGGAGTGTGCCAGAGGTGCTAAGACCACTTTATGAATCATCAAAAGTTGTAGCACAAAAAATGACTATCGCG GCACTCCGCTACATCAGGCAAATAGCTCAGGAAGCAAGTGGTGAGGTGGTATATGGTTTGGGCAGACAGCCAGCAGTCCTGCGAACCTTTAGTCAAAGATTGAGCAG AGGCTTCAATGATGCCATTAATGGATTTAATGATGATGGCTGGTCATTGATGAATTGTGGTGATGGTGCTGAAGATGTGATAATTGCGGTTAATTCAACCAAGAATTTGAACCCTCCCAATTCCCTTTCCTTGCTTGGGGGCATTCTTTGTGCAAAGGCCTCCATGCTAATCCAA AATGTCCCTCCTGCTGTGCTGGTTCGATTCTTGAGAGAGCATCGCTCTGAGTGGGCTGATTTTAATGTTGATGCCTATTCAGCTGCATCATTGAAAGCTAGCTCATATGCATATCCAGGGATGAGGCCGACAAGATTTACCGGGGGTCAAATCATCATGCCACTTGGTCACACAATTGAACATGAAGAG ATGCTCGAAGTAATTCGTCTTGAAGGCCATTCTCTTCCCCAGGAAGATGCTTTTATGTCAAGGGATATTCATCTCCTACAG ATATGTAGTGGGACTGATGAGAATGCAGTGGGAGCCTGCTCCGAACTTGTTTTTGCTCCAATTGATGAAATGTTTCCAGATGATGCCCCGCTGCTACCATCTGGTTTTCGCATCATTCCTTTGGATTCAAAAACA GGTGATACAAAGGATGCATTAACTGCACACAAGACCCTGGATCTGACGTCCAGTCTCGAAGTGGGGCCGCCACCAAATCATGCGTCAGGAGACGCTTCCTCATCTTATAACATGCGATCAGTATTGACTATTGCTTTTCAGTTCCCATTTGAGAATAATTTACAGGATAATGTTGCTACCATGGCTCGCCAATATGTCCGTAGTGTGATTTCTTCTGTGCAAAGGGTTGCTATGGCTATATCTCCTTCTGGACTGAGCCCTACTGTCGGACCAAAGCTAGTACCAGGCTCTCCAGAAGCGCTTACGCTAGCTCATTGGATCTGCCAGAGCTATAG TTATCATTTAGGGTCAGATTTGCTGAGATCTGATGCTGGGGGTAGTGACTCATTGTTGAAGCATCTCTGGCACCATCAGGATGCCATCTTGTGCTGCTCATTGAAG TCATTGCCAGTTTTCATCTTTGCAAACCAGGCTGGGCTTGACATGCTGGAGACAACTCTAGTGGCTCTACAAGACATCACATTGGATAAGATATTTGATGAGCCTGGTCGAAAGGCACTTTGTGCTGACTTTGCCAAGATAATGCAACAG GGTTTCACGACCTTGCCGGCTGGAATCTGCATGTCGACAATGGGGCGGCATGTTTCATTTGAGCAGGCCATTGCATGGAAAGTCCTCGCTGCGGAAGAGAACACTGTTCATTGCCTTGCCTTCTCCTTCATGAACTGGTCTTTTGTGTGA